In the genome of Montipora foliosa isolate CH-2021 chromosome 3, ASM3666993v2, whole genome shotgun sequence, one region contains:
- the LOC137994959 gene encoding QRFP-like peptide receptor, translating to MDAVQINSSFCASEQNCSENEITRSSALQEDCNFGQDHIAHRIAKALAYCVIITVSTLGNSAIITVIWRDRNMRKLPFNVFVVNLATADLVISLVYMSRTIVTCLQGQEWLVDGILGLVLCKTVPSLHAISILVSVLTLLAMAADRFHVIVFPLRKKLSLRSSKQIASFIWLLSLAVRIPYIYSLRTEVRESTGELRCVVDVRKAFGNSQAREIYYTSLSVVFYGLPFVAITSLYSVIIKTLRQEKPQGNGLSQETLHRASRKLFCMLLAITAAFVICWLTYFMAQVVHDPIPCSLRFWRLFLAHVNCSLNPLLYAVFNDKFRRGYKRLLHSTPCACC from the coding sequence ATGGACGCCGTTCAAATTAACAGCTCTTTTTGCGCAAGTGAACAAAACTGTTCCGAAAATGAGATCACGAGGTCCTCCGCTTTGCAAGAAGATTGCAACTTTGGCCAAGACCACATCGCACATAGAATCGCTAAAGCCCTAGCGTATTGTGTGATAATTACCGTTTCAACCTTGGGGAACTCAGCGATAATTACTGTGATTTGGCGAGACAGAAACATGCGGAAACTGCCATTCAACGTTTTTGTTGTTAACTTGGCGACTGCGGACCTCGTTATTTCTTTGGTATACATGTCTCGAACCATTGTAACTTGCCTTCAAGGTCAGGAATGGCTTGTAGATGGGATACTTGGTTTGGTGTTGTGTAAAACCGTACCGTCGCTACACGCCATCAGTATCTTGGTTTCTGTTCTTACCTTGCTGGCCATGGCAGCTGACAGATTCCACGTCATTGTTTTCCcattaagaaaaaaactttctcTGAGGTCTTCAAAGCAAATCGCTTCCTTCATTTGGCTTCTCTCTTTGGCCGTCCGAATTCCGTATATATATTCCTTGAGGACTGAAGTGAGAGAAAGTACCGGTGAACTTCGCTGTGTTGTGGATGTCAGGAAAGCGTTTGGCAACAGTCAAGCTAGAGAGATTTATTATACGTCCCTATCTGTGGTATTCTATGGCCTTCCCTTTGTTGCCATTACATCTCTTTATTCTGTAATAATCAAAACTCTTCGACAGGAAAAACCACAGGGCAACGGACTAAGCCAAGAAACACTCCATCGAGCCAGTCGAAAATTGTTTTGTATGTTACTTGCGATCACAGCTGCCTTTGTCATTTGCTGGTTAACATATTTTATGGCTCAGGTTGTTCATGATCCAATTCCTTGTTCCCTGAGGTTTTGGCGATTGTTTTTGGCCCATGTCAACTGTTCGTTGAACCCACTCTTGTATGCTGTTTTCAATGACAAATTTCGACGAGGGTACAAGCGCTTGTTACATTCTACTCCCTGCGCATGCTGCTGA
- the LOC137994958 gene encoding uncharacterized protein translates to MEDGVDDLLLWGDDFEVILDILEGDEAVEQQFVATANNVQQQEIICKDCGKKYKTKGGYKRHRNLKHSSLHEGFSQPLSVSLLAEVVASAIGKINKAEVFTERLRDELSKYSFQQPEEGSFEFTCLKSMYDALLKNGDLEKFYQKHYATVAVKSTQFFTGLSRNTATLLSTKVADCLIAYCKRSKNSGDNTCSNPTTTLLSERERAGLQYLGGYVLHNLYKKHARTGTVESQQAMAILKAGKLDCINDSKQNLISSLNRGGLWSITEPAQKIFVMAEHYFR, encoded by the exons ATGGAGGATGGAGTAGACGATCTCTTGCTATGGGGAGACGATTTCGAAGTTATTTTAGACATTTTAGAAGGCGATGAAGCAGTCGAACAGCAGTTTGTAGCAACAGCTAACAAT GTCCAGCAGCAAGAAATTATCTGCAAAGACTgtgggaaaaaatataaaaccaAAGGAGGTTATAAACgacacagaaatttgaaacacaGCAGTCTTCACGAAGGATTTAGTCAACCTTTGAGTGTCAGCCTACTTGCTGAAGTTGTGGCTTCCGCAATcgggaaaataaataaagctgAAGTGTTTACAGAACGCTTGAGGGATGAACTAAGCAAGTATTCTTTTCAACAGCCAGAGGAAGGAAGTTTTGAATTCACTTGCCTGAAATCAATGTATGATGCGCTTTTAAAGAATGGAGACTTAGAGAAGTTTTATCAGAAACATTATGCAACAGTTGCTGTGAAGTCTACACAGTTCTTCACTGGACTGTCAAGGAATACTGCCACATTATTGTCAACCAAAGTTGCCGACTGCCTTATTGCATACTGTAAGAGAAGCAAGAACTCTGGTGACAATACATGTAGTAATCCCACCACTACATTATTATCAGAGAGGGAAAGGGCTGGCTTGCAATACCTAGGAGGTTATGTGCTGCACAATTTGTACAAGAAACATGCAAGAACCGGTACTGTGGAGAGCCAGCAAGCTATGGCAATACTAAAGGCTGGCAAACTTGATTGTATCAATGATTCAAAGCAAAATCTGATTTCGAGTTTGAACCGTGGTGGGCTATGGTCAATTACAGAGCCAGCTCAGAAGATTTTTGTGATGGCAGAACATTACTTCCGCTAG
- the LOC137994279 gene encoding QRFP-like peptide receptor, with protein sequence MDAVQINSSFCASKHNCSENEISKSSTLQEDCNFGQDHVAHRIAKAIAYCVIVTVSTLGNSAIITVIWRDRNMRKLPFNVFVVNLATADLVISLVYMSRTIVTCLQGQEWLVDGILGLVLCKTVPSLHAISILVSVLTLLAMTADRFLVIVFPLRKKLSQRSSKKIAAFIWLLSLAVRIPYIYSLKTELRESIGELRCVVDVKKAFGNSQAREIYYTFLSVVFYGLPFVAITSLYSVIIKTLRQEKQQDHGSRLSQEALHRASRKLFCMLLAITAAFIICWLTYFIAHVVHDPIPCSLRFWRLFLAHVNCSLNPLLYAVFNDKFRQGYKRLLQSTPCACC encoded by the coding sequence ATGGACGCTGTTCAAATTAACAGCTCTTTTTGCGCAAGTAAACACAACTGTTCTGAAAATGAGATCTCGAAGTCCTCCACTTTGCAAGAAGATTGCAACTTTGGCCAAGACCACGTCGCACACAGAATCGCTAAGGCCATAGCGTATTGTGTGATAGTTACCGTTTCAACCTTGGGGAACTCAGCGATAATTACTGTGATTTGGCGAGACAGAAACATGCGGAAACTGCCATTCAACGTTTTTGTTGTTAACTTGGCGACTGCGGACCTCGTTATTTCTTTGGTATACATGTCTCGAACCATTGTAACTTGCCTTCAAGGTCAGGAATGGCTTGTAGATGGGATACTTGGTTTGGTGTTGTGTAAAACCGTACCGTCGCTACACGCCATCAGTATCTTGGTTTCTGTTCTTACCTTGCTGGCCATGACAGCTGACAGATTCCTCGTCATTGTTTTCCCATTGAGAAAAAAACTTTCTCAGAGGTCTTCAAAGAAAATCGCTGCATTCATTTGGCTTCTCTCCTTGGCCGTCCGAATTCCATATATATATTCCTTGAAGACTGAATTGAGAGAAAGTATTGGTGAACTTCGCTGTGTTGTGGATGTCAAGAAAGCGTTCGGCAACAGTCAAGCTAGAGAGATTTATTATACGTTCCTATCTGTGGTATTCTATGGCCTTCCCTTTGTTGCCATTACATCTCTTTATTCTGTAATAATCAAAACTCTTCGACAGGAAAAACAACAGGACCACGGCAGCAGACTAAGCCAAGAAGCACTCCATCGCGCGAGTCGAAAATTGTTTTGTATGTTACTTGCGATCACAGCTGCCTTTATCATTTGCTGGTTAACATATTTTATCGCTCATGTAGTGCATGATCCAATTCCTTGTTCCCTGAGGTTTTGGCGATTGTTTTTGGCACATGTCAACTGTTCGTTGAACCCACTTTTGTATGCTGTTTTCAATGACAAATTTCGACAAGGGTACAAACGCTTGTTACAATCCACTCCCTGCGCTTGCTGCTGA